In Chloroflexota bacterium, a genomic segment contains:
- a CDS encoding YHS domain-containing protein, producing MAQVKDVVCGMMVDPETAPARTEYEGQMYYFCAQGCKVAFDKDPERYLRQAQGQHEGHPQHGHCC from the coding sequence ATGGCTCAAGTGAAAGATGTGGTGTGTGGTATGATGGTGGATCCTGAGACCGCGCCCGCCAGAACCGAATACGAGGGCCAGATGTACTACTTCTGCGCACAGGGATGCAAAGTGGCATTTGACAAAGACCCCGAGCGCTACCTGCGCCAGGCCCAGGGACAGCACGAAGGCCATCCCCAACACGGCCATTGCTGCTAG